Proteins from one Spartinivicinus poritis genomic window:
- a CDS encoding MATE family efflux transporter produces the protein MSNIHVSVWAIAWPMMLANITTPLLGLVDAAVLGHLPEAYYLGAVAIGSAIFSFIFWSFGFLRMGTTGVVAQAFGENNYTAIHRYFCQSIIIALVIGTVVISCQSIILWLGRLFFAPPAQVLDELNIYYGIRIWSAPAVLINFTMIGWLIGVQRTRVPLLLTVIAHSTNIVLDILLVMVFKLNTAGVAFATVTADYLTLIIGLICCNNVLRNLGQPLFVSINLQGIKQLLLINKDLFFRSLCLLLCFAFFTAQGSRQGEQILAANALLINFLLIISNGLDGFAHAAEALVGKAIGEKNLDYLRLAIKSTGIWSVVGSVCFMLLFWLFGKQIIFSLTDIESVRELAITYLPWLIWLPLVTVWSYWLDGVFIGTVRTDLMMYTVLASSLFIYLPVWWFTRQLDNTGLWFAFFSFLSARSLFAALGFYYMNKKQAWIRAC, from the coding sequence ATGAGCAATATTCATGTAAGCGTATGGGCCATTGCCTGGCCTATGATGTTAGCTAATATCACTACCCCATTACTTGGGTTAGTCGATGCTGCCGTATTGGGCCATTTACCAGAAGCTTACTATTTAGGTGCAGTTGCCATCGGTTCTGCTATTTTTAGCTTTATTTTCTGGAGCTTTGGCTTCCTTAGAATGGGCACGACAGGTGTTGTAGCCCAAGCTTTTGGCGAAAATAATTACACCGCGATTCACAGATACTTTTGCCAATCAATCATTATTGCTTTAGTGATTGGTACTGTTGTGATTAGTTGTCAGTCAATTATTTTATGGCTAGGTAGACTGTTTTTTGCTCCACCTGCTCAAGTATTAGACGAGTTAAACATTTACTATGGGATTAGAATATGGTCTGCACCTGCCGTACTAATTAACTTTACGATGATAGGCTGGTTGATTGGCGTACAACGCACCAGGGTTCCATTACTACTGACTGTAATAGCACACTCAACAAATATTGTGTTAGACATTCTACTAGTGATGGTTTTTAAACTAAATACTGCAGGTGTTGCGTTTGCTACGGTAACTGCTGACTATCTGACACTCATCATCGGTTTAATCTGCTGTAATAATGTATTGCGCAATCTGGGTCAGCCTTTATTCGTCAGCATTAATTTACAGGGCATCAAACAGCTCCTTCTGATTAATAAGGACTTATTTTTTCGTTCACTATGTCTACTTCTCTGCTTTGCATTTTTCACTGCTCAAGGGTCACGGCAAGGCGAACAAATTCTGGCTGCAAATGCATTGCTGATCAATTTTTTGCTGATTATTTCTAATGGCTTGGATGGCTTTGCCCATGCTGCTGAAGCTCTGGTTGGTAAAGCTATTGGAGAGAAAAACCTTGATTACTTACGCCTGGCAATTAAGTCAACAGGCATTTGGTCTGTTGTTGGCAGTGTCTGTTTTATGCTTTTATTTTGGTTGTTTGGCAAACAGATCATTTTTTCACTGACTGATATTGAGTCTGTTAGAGAACTAGCTATTACCTATTTACCATGGCTTATTTGGCTACCCTTAGTCACTGTTTGGAGTTATTGGTTAGATGGTGTATTTATTGGCACAGTAAGAACAGACTTAATGATGTATACCGTTTTAGCTAGCAGCCTGTTTATTTATTTACCAGTTTGGTGGTTTACTAGGCAACTAGACAATACAGGGTTATGGTTTGCTTTCTTTTCTTTTTTAAGTGCACGAAGCTTATTCGCAGCATTAGGCTTTTATTATATGAACAAGAAACAAGCTTGGATCAGGGCCTGTTGA